A genome region from Thermomonospora amylolytica includes the following:
- a CDS encoding sigma-70 family RNA polymerase sigma factor: protein MAEAEGASEERLLAAAQQGDETAFESLVERYRRELHAHCYRMLGSIQDAEDAVQESLVAAWRGLAGFQGRSSLRTWLLRITTNVCLRLSARRPRRMLSFEHGPPRSDVHDLGEPVTGPVWLEPWPDDLTADQESDPAAAYLRRESVELAFVAALQHLPGTQRAVLILREVLGFTAAEVAEILGTTPASVNSALQRARATVRERTPRRTQQAELAALGPDGRRALVEAFATAWERADVPALLDLLAEDARFTMPPLPAWFDGRRDVGRFLAERVFATPWRLVPMTVNGQPGFACYQGDGERFRLGAVNVLNLRDGRIRWIAGFVDPEVVARFPVPAEILPPDR, encoded by the coding sequence ATGGCCGAGGCCGAGGGAGCATCCGAGGAGCGGCTGCTGGCCGCCGCGCAGCAGGGTGACGAGACCGCGTTCGAGTCGCTGGTGGAGCGGTACCGCCGGGAGCTGCACGCCCACTGCTACCGCATGCTCGGCTCGATCCAGGACGCCGAGGACGCCGTCCAGGAGTCGCTGGTGGCGGCATGGCGGGGGCTGGCCGGTTTCCAGGGGCGCAGCTCGCTGCGGACCTGGCTGCTGCGGATCACGACCAACGTCTGCCTGCGCCTGTCGGCCCGGCGGCCCCGCCGGATGCTGTCGTTCGAGCACGGCCCGCCCCGTTCCGACGTCCACGATCTCGGGGAGCCGGTGACCGGGCCGGTCTGGCTGGAGCCGTGGCCCGACGACCTGACCGCCGACCAGGAGTCCGACCCGGCGGCGGCGTACCTGCGCCGGGAGAGCGTCGAGCTGGCGTTCGTCGCCGCGCTGCAGCACCTGCCGGGCACCCAGCGGGCGGTGCTGATCCTTCGCGAGGTGCTCGGGTTCACCGCCGCGGAGGTCGCCGAGATCCTCGGCACCACGCCCGCCTCGGTGAACAGCGCGCTGCAACGCGCCCGCGCGACCGTACGGGAGCGGACGCCCCGGCGCACCCAGCAGGCCGAGCTGGCCGCACTCGGACCGGACGGACGGCGCGCGCTGGTGGAGGCGTTCGCGACCGCGTGGGAACGGGCCGACGTCCCGGCCCTGCTGGACCTGCTGGCCGAGGACGCCCGGTTCACCATGCCGCCGCTGCCGGCCTGGTTCGACGGCCGCCGGGACGTGGGCCGGTTCCTGGCCGAACGGGTGTTCGCCACGCCGTGGCGGCTGGTGCCGATGACGGTGAACGGGCAGCCCGGATTCGCCTGCTACCAGGGGGACGGGGAACGGTTCCGGCTGGGCGCGGTCAACGTGCTGAACCTGCGGGACGGGCGGATCCGGTGGATCGCCGGGTTCGTCGACCCCGAGGTGGTCGCCCGCTTCCCCGTTCCCGCGGAAATCCTCCCGCCGGACCGATGA
- a CDS encoding GH25 family lysozyme yields MLFGVDVASYQGRPDWPRVRAAGIGFAFSKVTEGEGYKNPTWGHNKAGMLALDGEFLPGAYHFLRSDSDPVAQARHFHRAAGDMDRFAVALDVEPSGNSRPTAAQARAWVAEYKRLSGGHPVIGYFPRWYWAQVGRPNLGFFDSIWQSQYVDGAGSPAGLYDKVSASWWNPFGGEPVSILQYSSSATVPGIPGRCDVNAYRGTASQLKALALESAPAPEPKPAAKAPKWPGRYLTQPPVMRGDDVRQWQARMRERGRQIKADGVYGPRSEEVCRAFQEERGLEVDGVVGPETWRLTWEAPIA; encoded by the coding sequence ATGCTGTTCGGTGTCGACGTGGCCTCCTACCAGGGCCGTCCGGACTGGCCGCGCGTGCGTGCGGCGGGGATCGGGTTCGCCTTCTCCAAGGTCACCGAGGGTGAGGGCTACAAGAACCCCACCTGGGGGCACAACAAGGCCGGGATGCTCGCGCTCGACGGCGAGTTCCTGCCGGGCGCCTATCACTTCCTGCGGTCCGACTCCGATCCCGTCGCCCAGGCCCGGCACTTCCACCGGGCCGCCGGCGACATGGACCGGTTCGCGGTCGCCCTGGACGTGGAACCGTCCGGCAACTCGCGGCCGACCGCGGCGCAGGCCCGCGCCTGGGTGGCCGAGTACAAGCGGCTGAGCGGGGGGCATCCCGTCATCGGATACTTCCCGCGCTGGTACTGGGCTCAGGTCGGCCGGCCCAACCTCGGGTTCTTCGACAGCATCTGGCAGAGCCAGTACGTCGACGGCGCCGGAAGCCCGGCCGGCCTGTACGACAAGGTGTCCGCATCCTGGTGGAACCCGTTCGGCGGCGAGCCGGTCAGCATCCTGCAGTACTCGAGTTCGGCGACCGTGCCCGGCATCCCCGGCCGGTGCGATGTCAACGCCTACCGCGGCACCGCCTCCCAGTTGAAGGCGCTCGCCCTGGAGTCCGCACCCGCGCCGGAGCCGAAGCCTGCCGCCAAGGCGCCGAAGTGGCCGGGCCGGTACCTCACCCAGCCGCCCGTCATGCGCGGGGACGACGTCCGCCAGTGGCAGGCCAGGATGCGCGAACGCGGCCGGCAGATCAAGGCGGACGGTGTCTACGGGCCGCGTTCCGAGGAGGTCTGCCGGGCGTTCCAGGAGGAGAGGGGCCTGGAGGTGGACGGTGTCGTCGGCCCGGAGACCTGGCGGCTGACCTGGGAGGCGCCGATCGCCTGA
- a CDS encoding suppressor of fused domain protein, with the protein MATHSQLVQVFGEEGVITLDRADVEPHGVRPEDVEVLCSVGIPVTADIFFTMQVDGPYEALTLLEAETQDRPARLLILGQGCTDDRIRYAMELESGNVLLLGMEDGEPDGHAETINTTLDAFVEFLYRIELRRIELAGASAEEARPYTEKLIAELKTLDERALDPDTLWGGVFEALLEMGVPEAREGSRTAIVAALQARVPDPRPLRWSTGASFGEGVQELSAHRADGHWLLVTHGFSDLDGVLDLDTGTSGLGFELTMRVPRGDEELPPAWALETLGRLGEYVFSEDGRPFADGHRMGVAGTLGPEGGRLGALAFVTDPLLGGIDAPNGRVEFVTTVGITREELAEAKAAGNDLVVGRLRDENGLPITDPAR; encoded by the coding sequence ATGGCCACGCACTCCCAGCTCGTCCAGGTCTTCGGCGAGGAAGGGGTGATCACGCTCGACCGGGCCGACGTGGAGCCCCACGGCGTACGGCCCGAGGACGTCGAGGTGCTGTGCTCGGTCGGGATCCCGGTGACCGCCGACATCTTCTTCACCATGCAGGTGGACGGCCCGTACGAGGCCCTGACGCTGCTGGAGGCCGAGACGCAGGACCGGCCGGCGCGGCTGCTGATCCTGGGCCAGGGGTGCACCGACGACCGGATCCGGTACGCGATGGAACTGGAGAGCGGCAACGTCCTGCTCCTCGGCATGGAGGACGGCGAGCCCGACGGCCACGCCGAGACGATCAACACCACGCTCGACGCGTTCGTGGAGTTCCTCTACCGGATCGAGTTGCGCCGCATCGAGCTGGCCGGGGCTTCCGCCGAGGAGGCGCGCCCGTACACCGAGAAGCTCATCGCCGAGCTGAAGACCCTGGACGAGCGCGCCCTCGATCCCGACACCCTGTGGGGAGGGGTGTTCGAGGCGCTCCTGGAGATGGGCGTGCCGGAGGCCCGCGAGGGCAGCCGCACGGCGATCGTGGCGGCCCTGCAGGCCCGCGTCCCCGACCCGCGGCCGCTGCGCTGGTCCACCGGAGCCTCGTTCGGCGAGGGGGTGCAGGAGCTGAGCGCCCACCGCGCGGACGGCCACTGGCTGCTGGTCACCCACGGGTTCAGCGACCTGGACGGCGTCCTGGACCTCGACACCGGGACCAGCGGCCTCGGCTTCGAGCTGACGATGCGGGTCCCCCGAGGCGACGAGGAGCTGCCGCCGGCCTGGGCACTGGAGACCCTGGGCAGGCTCGGCGAGTACGTCTTCAGCGAGGACGGCCGCCCCTTCGCCGACGGTCACCGGATGGGCGTCGCCGGCACCCTCGGCCCGGAGGGCGGCCGCCTGGGCGCTCTCGCCTTCGTCACCGACCCCCTGCTCGGCGGGATCGACGCCCCCAACGGCCGGGTCGAGTTCGTCACCACCGTCGGCATCACCCGTGAGGAACTCGCCGAGGCCAAGGCCGCGGGCAACGACCTGGTCGTGGGCCGCCTCCGCGACGAGAACGGCCTGCCGATCACCGACCCCGCCCGCTGA
- the glpK gene encoding glycerol kinase GlpK, which translates to MSDFVGAVDQGTTSTRFMIFDHGGNEIARHQLEHEQILPRAGWVEHNPTEIWERTRAVIETALNTANLTHSDLAALGITNQRETTVVWDRRTGRPYYNAIVWQDTRTDKIASALDRDGHGDLIRRKAGLPPATYFSGGKIQWILENVDGVREAAEAGDALFGTTDSWLLWNLTGGIDGGVHVTDVTNASRTMLMDLETLDWDDELLALFGIPRAMLPEIRPSSDPRGYGVTRADGPLGGEVPLTAALGDQQAATVGQVCFSPGQAKNTYGTGNFLLLNTGTELVRSSNGLLTTVCYQFGDEPAVYALEGSIAVTGSAVQWLRDQLGIISGAAQSEYLARQAEDNGGVYFVPAFSGLFAPYWRSDARGAIVGLSRFNNNAHIARATLESICYQTRDVVEAMREDSGVALDVLKVDGGVTANELCMQIQADVLGVPVSRPVVAETTALGAAYAAGLAVGFWKSTEELGKNWNEDRRWTPTWDGEQRERGYAGWKKAVQRTLDWVDVS; encoded by the coding sequence ATGAGCGACTTCGTCGGAGCCGTCGACCAGGGCACGACCAGCACCCGCTTCATGATCTTCGACCACGGCGGCAACGAGATCGCCCGCCACCAGCTCGAGCACGAGCAGATCCTGCCGCGCGCCGGATGGGTCGAGCACAACCCCACCGAGATCTGGGAGCGCACCCGCGCCGTCATCGAGACCGCCCTCAACACGGCGAACCTGACGCACTCCGATCTGGCCGCGCTCGGCATCACCAACCAGCGCGAGACCACCGTGGTCTGGGACCGCCGGACCGGCCGGCCCTACTACAACGCCATCGTCTGGCAGGACACCCGCACCGACAAGATCGCCTCCGCGCTGGACCGCGACGGTCACGGCGACCTCATCCGCCGCAAGGCGGGCCTCCCGCCCGCGACGTACTTCTCCGGCGGCAAGATCCAGTGGATCCTGGAGAACGTCGACGGGGTACGCGAGGCCGCCGAGGCGGGCGACGCGTTGTTCGGCACGACCGACAGCTGGCTGCTGTGGAACCTCACCGGCGGCATCGACGGCGGAGTGCACGTCACCGACGTCACCAACGCCAGCCGCACCATGCTGATGGACCTGGAGACCCTGGACTGGGACGACGAACTGCTGGCGCTGTTCGGCATCCCCCGGGCCATGCTCCCGGAGATCCGCCCCTCGTCGGACCCCCGCGGCTATGGCGTCACCCGCGCCGACGGCCCGCTGGGCGGGGAGGTGCCGCTCACGGCCGCGCTCGGCGACCAGCAGGCCGCCACGGTCGGGCAGGTGTGCTTCTCGCCCGGCCAGGCCAAGAACACCTACGGCACCGGCAACTTCCTGCTGCTCAACACCGGCACCGAACTGGTCCGCTCCTCCAACGGCCTGCTCACCACCGTGTGCTACCAGTTCGGCGACGAGCCCGCCGTGTACGCGCTGGAGGGCTCCATCGCGGTGACGGGGTCGGCGGTGCAGTGGCTGCGCGACCAGCTCGGCATCATCTCCGGCGCCGCCCAGAGCGAATACCTGGCCCGGCAGGCGGAGGACAACGGCGGCGTGTACTTCGTCCCGGCGTTCTCCGGGCTGTTCGCCCCGTACTGGCGGTCGGACGCGCGCGGCGCCATCGTCGGGCTGTCCCGCTTCAACAACAACGCCCACATCGCCCGCGCCACGCTCGAGTCGATCTGCTACCAGACCCGCGACGTGGTCGAGGCGATGCGCGAGGACTCCGGCGTCGCCCTCGACGTGCTGAAGGTCGACGGCGGGGTCACCGCCAACGAGCTGTGCATGCAGATCCAGGCCGACGTCCTGGGCGTTCCGGTGTCCCGCCCGGTGGTCGCCGAGACCACCGCCCTCGGCGCCGCCTACGCCGCGGGCCTGGCCGTGGGCTTCTGGAAGTCCACCGAGGAGCTCGGCAAGAACTGGAACGAGGACCGCCGCTGGACGCCCACCTGGGACGGCGAGCAGCGCGAACGCGGCTACGCCGGCTGGAAGAAGGCCGTCCAGCGCACCCTCGACTGGGTCGACGTCTCCTGA
- a CDS encoding MIP/aquaporin family protein, which yields MSKTAEPAAPPPDAGAFPGGTLGALAAEFAGTMILILIGVGVVAQVAAAEIGEYDAIAWAWGLGVTLAIYVSARLSGAHLNPAVTFALAVFKDFPWRKVAPYALAQTLGAFVAALIVRWNYSEVLAAADPGHTIKTQGVFSTLPGNGTLPIDTWGALRDQIIGTAILLFLVLAITDARNDGPAANLAPVVIGLIVVAIGFAWGTDAGYAINPARDFGPRLASFLTGYEGAWRDQHGELYFWVPIIGPLVGGVLGAGLYKGLVGRFLPAPGTPVAEPEPAPTRVPAEAA from the coding sequence ATGAGCAAGACCGCGGAACCCGCCGCACCACCCCCGGACGCCGGCGCCTTCCCCGGCGGAACGCTCGGCGCCCTGGCGGCCGAGTTCGCCGGGACGATGATCCTCATCCTGATCGGGGTCGGCGTCGTCGCCCAGGTCGCCGCCGCCGAGATCGGCGAGTACGACGCCATCGCCTGGGCCTGGGGCCTGGGCGTCACGCTGGCGATCTACGTCTCGGCCCGGCTCAGCGGCGCCCACCTCAACCCCGCCGTCACCTTCGCCCTGGCGGTCTTCAAGGACTTCCCCTGGCGCAAGGTCGCCCCGTACGCGCTGGCGCAGACCCTCGGCGCGTTCGTCGCCGCGCTGATCGTCCGCTGGAACTACAGCGAGGTGCTGGCCGCGGCCGATCCCGGCCACACCATCAAGACCCAGGGCGTGTTCTCCACCCTGCCCGGCAACGGCACCCTGCCGATCGACACCTGGGGCGCGCTGCGCGACCAGATCATCGGGACCGCGATCCTGCTGTTCCTGGTGCTGGCGATCACCGACGCCCGCAACGACGGACCCGCCGCCAACCTGGCCCCGGTCGTGATCGGCCTGATCGTGGTGGCCATCGGGTTCGCCTGGGGCACCGACGCCGGCTACGCCATCAACCCGGCCCGCGACTTCGGGCCGCGGCTGGCCTCGTTCCTCACCGGATACGAGGGGGCGTGGCGGGACCAGCACGGCGAGCTGTACTTCTGGGTCCCGATCATCGGCCCGCTGGTGGGCGGCGTGCTGGGCGCCGGCCTCTACAAGGGACTGGTCGGACGCTTCCTGCCCGCTCCGGGCACGCCCGTGGCCGAGCCCGAGCCCGCCCCGACCCGGGTCCCCGCCGAGGCCGCCTGA
- a CDS encoding VOC family protein, translated as MSDYFDAFEMSPVPPPGPDAVPPEPFRGIYGMPAFATIPTSDLATSVDFWTRGLGFFELFSIPGRLVHLRRWAFQDVLLVTAGSVPGQAPAMSISFACVLSQVDSLVEACRALRPDSVDGPRDTPWNTRDVEVITPENARIVFTAAKPFDPASQEARNLAAVGITPPGFGRGDNEEHA; from the coding sequence ATGAGCGACTACTTCGACGCGTTCGAGATGAGTCCCGTGCCCCCTCCCGGCCCGGATGCGGTTCCGCCGGAGCCGTTCCGTGGCATCTATGGAATGCCTGCGTTCGCGACGATCCCCACGAGCGATCTGGCGACGTCGGTGGACTTCTGGACTCGTGGGCTCGGGTTCTTCGAGCTGTTCAGCATCCCCGGCAGGCTTGTGCATCTGCGCCGGTGGGCGTTCCAGGACGTACTCCTGGTCACGGCGGGAAGCGTTCCGGGGCAGGCACCGGCGATGAGCATCAGTTTCGCGTGCGTGCTCAGCCAGGTCGATTCCCTCGTCGAGGCCTGTCGTGCGTTGCGCCCGGACTCGGTCGACGGTCCACGGGACACTCCCTGGAACACCCGCGACGTGGAGGTGATCACCCCCGAGAACGCCCGGATCGTCTTCACCGCGGCCAAGCCCTTTGATCCGGCCAGTCAGGAGGCGCGGAACCTTGCAGCCGTCGGGATCACCCCACCCGGCTTCGGTCGCGGCGACAATGAGGAGCATGCCTGA
- a CDS encoding dihydrofolate reductase family protein, with the protein MRKLIVSAIVSLDGYFEGPGRDVMALPMDGFFDEHNLERLRAADTLLLGATTYLGFKSYWPPVAEDPALSPAVAADPAVADLHREIARRNNEIHKVVVSDSLTEADTAPWTDTTTVVRRADAHRTITKLKEQPGRDILVFGSRTLWNVLLTAGLVDELYLMVGAAALGAGTPAFDPHHPLPRLHLMEARHRNASDNVLLRYRPTA; encoded by the coding sequence ATGCGCAAGCTGATCGTCTCCGCCATCGTCTCGCTCGACGGGTACTTCGAGGGCCCGGGCCGCGACGTCATGGCCCTGCCGATGGACGGCTTCTTCGACGAGCACAACCTCGAACGGCTGCGCGCCGCCGACACCCTGCTGCTCGGCGCGACGACGTACCTGGGCTTCAAGTCCTACTGGCCGCCGGTGGCCGAGGACCCCGCCCTGTCCCCGGCGGTGGCCGCCGATCCCGCCGTGGCCGACCTGCACAGGGAGATCGCCCGCCGCAACAACGAGATCCACAAGGTCGTCGTCTCCGACTCCCTGACCGAGGCCGACACCGCCCCCTGGACCGACACCACGACCGTCGTCCGCCGCGCCGACGCCCACCGGACCATCACCAAGCTCAAGGAACAGCCGGGCCGCGACATCCTGGTGTTCGGCAGCCGCACCCTCTGGAACGTCCTGCTGACCGCCGGCCTCGTCGACGAGCTGTACCTCATGGTCGGCGCCGCCGCCCTGGGCGCAGGCACCCCCGCCTTCGACCCCCACCACCCCCTCCCGCGCCTCCACCTCATGGAGGCCCGCCACCGCAACGCCTCCGACAACGTCCTCCTCCGCTACAGGCCCACCGCATGA
- a CDS encoding MerR family transcriptional regulator — MPDAADADGLTVGQVATRLGVTVRALHHWDEIGLARPSLRTAAGYRLYTAGDLERLHRIVVYREIGLGLDEIRAILDDSTADVPGALRAQRAQVAERIGRLQRLSAGLDQMIDAHERGLLLTAEQQAAIFGPRWNPDWPAQARRRYGNTTQWRQYAERSASRGPEEWQAIADAITGLERALGDAMDAGVTPGSPEANQLVERHREVFASYFPLTRQMQVCLGRMFEADPGFAAHYDGIRAGLATWFRRIIDASARAHGIDPDTATWQ; from the coding sequence ATGCCTGATGCCGCTGACGCCGATGGCCTGACCGTCGGGCAGGTCGCGACGCGTCTGGGCGTGACGGTCCGCGCGCTGCACCACTGGGACGAGATCGGTCTGGCGCGACCGTCGCTGCGCACGGCCGCCGGATACCGGCTCTACACCGCCGGTGACCTGGAACGCCTGCACCGCATCGTCGTCTACCGTGAGATCGGTCTCGGCCTGGACGAGATCCGGGCCATCTTGGACGACTCGACCGCGGACGTGCCCGGCGCATTGCGCGCGCAGCGCGCCCAGGTCGCCGAACGGATCGGCCGCCTCCAGCGGCTCAGCGCCGGACTGGATCAGATGATCGACGCCCACGAGCGCGGCCTGCTGCTGACCGCCGAGCAGCAGGCCGCGATCTTCGGCCCCCGGTGGAACCCGGACTGGCCCGCCCAGGCCCGCCGGCGCTACGGGAACACAACGCAATGGCGGCAGTACGCCGAACGCTCGGCCTCGCGCGGCCCGGAGGAATGGCAGGCCATCGCCGACGCCATTACCGGCCTCGAACGTGCCCTCGGGGATGCGATGGACGCCGGCGTCACACCTGGCAGCCCAGAAGCGAATCAACTCGTCGAGCGGCACCGCGAAGTCTTCGCTTCGTACTTTCCCCTCACCAGGCAGATGCAGGTATGTCTGGGCCGCATGTTCGAGGCCGATCCGGGATTCGCCGCCCACTACGACGGCATCCGCGCCGGCCTCGCCACCTGGTTCCGTCGAATCATCGACGCCAGCGCACGCGCCCACGGCATCGACCCCGACACCGCGACCTGGCAGTAG
- a CDS encoding lamin tail domain-containing protein — MRKLITTAVAACVGAAVLMSPTAANAAPAIQIYRVYYNSPGSDTGSNSNLNAEWVQIINHGTTSRQLKDWKIKDKTGYTYTFGSFTLGAKKTVTVHTGKGTNTASHRYWGRSWYVWNNSGDTAYLRNPSGTLIDSCSWGSSGSSKYC, encoded by the coding sequence GTGCGCAAACTCATCACTACGGCGGTCGCCGCCTGCGTCGGCGCCGCCGTCCTCATGTCGCCCACGGCCGCGAACGCGGCCCCGGCCATCCAGATCTACCGGGTGTACTACAACTCCCCCGGCAGTGACACCGGCTCCAACAGCAACCTGAACGCCGAGTGGGTGCAGATCATCAACCACGGCACCACGTCCCGGCAGCTCAAGGACTGGAAGATCAAGGACAAGACCGGCTACACCTACACCTTCGGCAGTTTCACCCTCGGCGCCAAGAAGACCGTCACGGTGCACACCGGCAAGGGCACCAACACCGCCTCGCACCGCTACTGGGGCCGGTCCTGGTACGTGTGGAACAACAGCGGGGACACCGCCTACCTGCGCAACCCGTCCGGAACGCTGATCGACTCCTGCTCGTGGGGCAGCAGCGGCAGCTCCAAGTACTGCTGA
- a CDS encoding glycerol-3-phosphate dehydrogenase/oxidase, whose translation MKSVPLGPQYREATLQRLADTEFDVLVIGGGIVGAGAALDAISRGLSVALVEARDWASGTSSRSSKLIHGGLRYLEQRDFGLVREALRERSLLLTRLAPHLVRPVPFLYPLRHRLWERCYVGAGVTLYDTMGGSRVMPRHRQLTRSGALREAPALHPDALVGAIQYYDAQVDDARYTMMVARTAAHYGACVATRAEVTGFLREGERVTGASVLDAESGRTIDVRARRVVNATGVWTDGVGRMTGTRTPFSVRASKGVHLLVRRDRIPLNTGLITRTAKSVLFVIPWGRHWIIGTTDTPWDRDPDAPVADEADVDYLLDEVNTLLRIPLTREDVVGVYAGLRPLLSGETDDTTRLSREHTVAEPVPGLVVVSGGKFTTYRVMAKDAVDVAAEGLEASVPASVTARLPILGAVGFEVLWNERRRLAADSGLHVARVEHLLKRYGACTPELLGLIDRDPSLGEPIEGAPDYLRAEAVYAVTHEGALHLEDVLSRRMRVTMEERDGGRAACHHVAELIAPYLGWDTTDLTGEIDRYLRYVQAERGDDDLASGDPAICPAPA comes from the coding sequence GTGAAATCGGTACCCCTGGGACCGCAGTACCGCGAGGCCACCCTGCAGCGGCTGGCCGACACCGAGTTCGACGTCCTGGTGATCGGCGGCGGCATCGTCGGCGCCGGGGCCGCCCTGGACGCGATATCGCGCGGCCTGTCGGTCGCGCTCGTCGAGGCCCGCGACTGGGCGTCGGGGACCTCCAGCCGTTCCAGCAAGCTGATCCACGGCGGGCTGCGCTACCTGGAACAGCGCGATTTCGGCCTGGTCCGTGAGGCCCTGCGGGAACGCTCCCTGCTCCTGACCCGGCTGGCGCCGCACCTGGTCCGGCCCGTCCCGTTCCTGTACCCGCTGCGCCACCGCCTGTGGGAACGCTGCTACGTCGGCGCGGGCGTCACCCTCTACGACACGATGGGCGGCTCGCGGGTCATGCCGCGGCACCGCCAGCTCACCAGGAGCGGCGCGCTCCGCGAGGCCCCGGCGCTGCACCCCGACGCCCTGGTCGGCGCCATCCAGTACTACGACGCGCAGGTGGACGACGCCCGCTACACGATGATGGTCGCCCGTACCGCCGCGCACTACGGCGCCTGCGTGGCGACCCGTGCCGAGGTGACCGGGTTCCTGCGCGAGGGCGAACGGGTGACCGGCGCGTCGGTGCTGGACGCCGAGAGCGGGCGGACCATCGACGTACGGGCCCGCAGGGTGGTGAACGCCACCGGCGTGTGGACCGACGGCGTGGGACGGATGACCGGCACCCGCACCCCCTTCAGCGTGCGCGCGTCCAAGGGCGTCCACCTGCTGGTGCGCCGGGACCGGATCCCGCTGAACACCGGCCTGATCACCCGTACCGCCAAGAGCGTGCTCTTCGTCATCCCGTGGGGCCGGCACTGGATCATCGGGACCACCGACACCCCCTGGGACCGGGACCCCGACGCCCCGGTCGCCGACGAGGCCGACGTCGACTACCTGCTGGACGAGGTCAACACGCTGCTGCGGATCCCGCTCACGCGCGAGGACGTGGTGGGCGTGTACGCCGGGCTGCGTCCCCTGCTGTCGGGGGAGACCGACGACACCACGCGGCTGTCGCGCGAGCACACCGTCGCCGAGCCGGTTCCGGGCCTGGTCGTGGTGTCCGGCGGCAAGTTCACCACGTACCGGGTGATGGCCAAGGACGCCGTGGACGTCGCGGCCGAGGGCCTGGAGGCGTCGGTGCCCGCGTCGGTGACCGCACGCCTGCCGATCCTGGGCGCGGTCGGGTTCGAGGTGCTGTGGAACGAGCGCCGCCGGCTGGCCGCCGACTCCGGCCTCCATGTCGCGCGGGTGGAGCACCTGCTCAAGCGGTACGGCGCGTGCACCCCCGAACTGCTGGGGCTCATCGACCGCGACCCGTCCCTGGGCGAGCCGATCGAGGGCGCTCCCGACTACCTGCGCGCCGAGGCCGTGTACGCCGTCACCCACGAGGGCGCCCTCCACCTGGAGGACGTCCTGTCCCGCCGCATGCGCGTCACCATGGAGGAACGCGACGGCGGCCGGGCGGCCTGCCACCACGTCGCGGAGCTGATCGCCCCGTACCTGGGCTGGGACACCACCGACCTCACCGGCGAGATCGACCGCTACCTGCGGTACGTCCAGGCCGAACGCGGCGACGACGACCTGGCGTCCGGCGACCCGGCGATCTGCCCCGCCCCCGCGTGA
- a CDS encoding glycerophosphodiester phosphodiesterase, whose product MSRMTRVLAGGLAAAAVAGVCTAVAGGGSPAAADRASEPVVIGHRGASGLRPEHTLAAYRMAISQGADYIEPDIVATKDRRLVARHDNWLADSTDVEQHPEFADRRKTKTVDGVTRTDWFTEDFTLAELRTLRTEERIPATRPDNVVFNGLEPIPTLEEVLELARQHGVGVYPETKHPTYFDELGLSMEEPLVATLRRYGFDGPGDGVYIQSFETANLRDLARMTKVPLVQLINGSGAPYDFVESGDERTYADLVKPEGLKWIASYAAGIGPATNLLIPVDSTGRLGRPTTLVRDAHRRGLTVHTWTIRNENEFLPADHRQGNATAPGYRSATGDVGGWVTRLYRLGVDGVFCDDPSACVGARTAAYG is encoded by the coding sequence ATGTCTCGAATGACGCGTGTGCTGGCCGGAGGGTTGGCCGCGGCGGCTGTGGCGGGTGTCTGTACGGCGGTGGCGGGCGGGGGTTCGCCCGCGGCGGCCGACCGGGCGAGCGAGCCGGTGGTGATCGGGCACCGGGGGGCCAGCGGGCTGCGGCCGGAGCACACGCTGGCGGCGTACCGGATGGCGATCTCCCAGGGCGCCGACTACATCGAGCCGGACATCGTGGCGACGAAGGACCGCCGTCTGGTGGCGCGGCACGACAACTGGCTCGCGGACTCCACCGACGTGGAACAGCACCCCGAGTTCGCCGACCGCAGGAAGACCAAGACCGTGGACGGGGTGACCCGTACCGACTGGTTCACCGAGGACTTCACGCTGGCGGAGCTGCGGACGCTGCGCACCGAGGAGCGGATCCCGGCCACCCGGCCGGACAACGTCGTGTTCAACGGGCTGGAGCCGATCCCGACCCTGGAGGAGGTGCTGGAGCTCGCCCGTCAGCACGGCGTCGGCGTGTACCCGGAGACCAAGCACCCGACCTACTTCGACGAGCTGGGGCTGTCGATGGAGGAGCCGCTGGTCGCGACCCTGCGCAGGTACGGCTTCGACGGACCCGGGGACGGGGTCTACATCCAGTCGTTCGAGACCGCCAACCTGCGGGACCTGGCCAGGATGACCAAGGTGCCGCTCGTCCAGCTGATCAACGGGTCGGGCGCGCCGTACGACTTCGTCGAGAGCGGCGACGAGCGGACCTACGCGGACCTGGTCAAGCCCGAGGGCCTGAAGTGGATCGCCTCGTACGCCGCCGGGATCGGGCCCGCCACCAACCTGCTCATCCCGGTCGACTCCACCGGCCGGCTCGGCAGGCCGACCACGCTGGTCCGCGACGCGCACCGGCGGGGCCTGACCGTGCACACCTGGACGATCCGGAACGAGAACGAGTTCCTGCCCGCCGACCACCGCCAGGGCAACGCCACCGCGCCCGGCTACCGTTCGGCGACCGGTGACGTGGGCGGCTGGGTGACCCGCCTGTACCGGCTGGGCGTGGACGGCGTGTTCTGCGACGACCCGTCGGCCTGCGTGGGCGCCCGCACCGCCGCGTACGGCTGA